Part of the Streptococcaceae bacterium ESL0687 genome is shown below.
GTTAAAGAAAGTGATGCTTCTATTTCTTCAACCGATGTATCTGGGGTAGAGGAAATAAGCGGTGAGGAGGATTTCTCAACTGTAGGTGAATTTAAGGATGTGCTTGTAGATGGTAAAAATCCAAAAATCACAAGTACTTATACCTTTGATGTTGACTATACCAATAGTAGTTGGGATAATGTTGACTTTTCAATTGATAAGGCTAAAGTTGTTGAGACGGATAAATTTAAAGAAAAAGATGATGAGGATGAATATACAGGCGCTTTAGCCCTTCATTATAAGGTGAAAAATACTGGAGATGAGGAGATTAGCATTCATCCAGAAGATGCCGTTATTGTTTTAAAGGATGGAACAGAAATCAAGGCTAAAAAATTCTCTACAAGCCTGATTAGTAAATTTAAAAAGGGTAGTAAGGAAGGAAATATCCAATTTAAATTCAAGAAATCAGAATCTGATGATCTAGCAAACATTGAAAAAATCAAGGTTGACTTCAAGGGCAAAGTAGGAGACAAGGACAAAGTTGAATACGAGTATGATGTTGAGCTTGCTGGAAATGTTGCTGAATCAGTAGAAGAGTCAAAATAATATTTTGTTTTAAAGGAAATTATTTTATAAAACAAAAAACCATTTCCCTGTAATATAACCCAAAAGTCGAATGATTTATCATTCAATTTTGGGGGTGTTCTACATCATCTTTGAAAAGGAGATTATTTGTGTTTAAAAAAGAAAAGATAGTGGCAATCGGTCTGCTGAGTCTATCAGCAACAATTTTTGTTCAGCCTACCTTGGCTTTGGAAGATGGTGCTAATGATTCAAATGCACCTTTTTCTGAAATTGACAGCCGGGCAACTTATGAGGACAAAACTCTCAAGGAGGAGTTGAAGGCTCTTTCAGCTATCTTAAATAGCAATATGATTAAGTCTGGGGAGCTTTCACCTGATGATAAACTCTCAGCAAATCAAACCAATCCATCAATCCGTTATACCATACCTGTAGTTATTGAAAATGATAAGATATCCGTAAATAAGGGAAAATCTAGCGCGGTCCGTACCCAGGTGTTTTCAAACACAAGTGGGGCAGATAATACCCTTCCCACCCCTGTTTTCAATTTTAATTATAAGGACTCAGTCACCGCGATGACTAACCGGACCACAAATGTCGCGTATCAGGTGGAAAAGGAGCTGAAGCTACCCTTCCAGATGGATGGATCAACATCAATTAATGCAAGGTACGATTATGACAGCATTAAACCCTTGACGACCACAAGCACTAAAAATTGGATAGTAACTCAGGATAGGCTGTACATTCCTGCGGGAAAAAAATACAAGGTTGAGTGGTTGGTAAATACAGGAGTCGCCCGCGGGGACGTTAAACTTACCAGCCAAGTGGAAGGATTGCTCCCTTACAAGCCAAGAGGTACTGGAACCAGCAAATATGAGTTTTACTCTGCCATCAGAGTTCAGCGCGAACTTGAAAACGAACTTCCAGGAGCCGAAAAGTGGGAGGGAGAAGACAAGTGGTTGATAACAAAAAGAGCAGAGGCCTTTAGGATCTGGGGAACAGGGAGCTTTACTGCTGAATATGTAAATGGACTTACTAGAAATGTCTATGACATCACCAATGGTGAAAGCAATGCACCTCTAGTTGAAAGTGCCCTTGTAAATATGGTTTCCACTAACTAGACCATAGTATAAAAAACCGAGCAACATAGTATGACTCAAAAGTTGGATGATTAATTTAATTAAGGGACCTAGTTTTGTATTATACAGGACTAAGTTCTTTTAATTTTACTTTAATTTGTTTCCTATTGTAGCAAGCGATTATAGTTTTTCTAGTTGTTCTCAGAATTTTATCATCTGGACTATACGTTTAGGGGACATTAATTGAGTAATATCTTTGGTTTCCAAAAATCGTTGGTAAACCCTGTGCTGATGTTTTCAGCACTAATCATTTTATAAATTATAACTTTATCTCTGTAAGCTAATTTAATAAAAAATACCCCAAGGTTGAATGATTTACCATTCAACCTTGGGGTATTTTATACTCAACATGGTTTTTACTTTGAGAATCAGTTTCTTCTATCTGTGAAGTATGAGATAACAATTATTAGGATAACTGCCCCAATAATTGATGGTATAACTGCCATTCCGGCAAGCTTGAAGCCACCATCTCCGAATAATCTTTGGCCGATAAAAGAACCAGCAAGACCTGCGAAAATTTTATAAATGACTCCCATGTTGTCAGATTGGTTGGTAATTTTTCCTGCAACGAGTCCGATTAAAGCTCCGATTATTAGTGACCAGATCATATCTTTTTCCTCCATTTTCTTTATTACATAATATTACAATTCCCTATAAATAACAAATTTGAAGATTTATTTATTGACCATTTGTGTAATTTAGGGTAGTATATAATTCGGGCACCTCTATTTGAGGTCAGACAGTAGCATCCCCCGGGGATGCTAATTTTTTTATTTTATCCCCTTAATTGTAAAATATAAGAAAGAGGAAGTTATGACAAAATACATTTTCGTTACAGGTGGTGTGGTTTCATCAATTGGTAAAGGTATTGTAGCAGCAAGTTTAGGTAGACTTTTAAAGAATCGTGGTCTTAAGGTTACCATTCAGAAATTTGACCCATATATCAATATCGACCCAGGAACAATGAGCCCTTATCAGC
Proteins encoded:
- a CDS encoding ETX/MTX2 family pore-forming toxin, which codes for MFKKEKIVAIGLLSLSATIFVQPTLALEDGANDSNAPFSEIDSRATYEDKTLKEELKALSAILNSNMIKSGELSPDDKLSANQTNPSIRYTIPVVIENDKISVNKGKSSAVRTQVFSNTSGADNTLPTPVFNFNYKDSVTAMTNRTTNVAYQVEKELKLPFQMDGSTSINARYDYDSIKPLTTTSTKNWIVTQDRLYIPAGKKYKVEWLVNTGVARGDVKLTSQVEGLLPYKPRGTGTSKYEFYSAIRVQRELENELPGAEKWEGEDKWLITKRAEAFRIWGTGSFTAEYVNGLTRNVYDITNGESNAPLVESALVNMVSTN
- a CDS encoding GlsB/YeaQ/YmgE family stress response membrane protein encodes the protein MIWSLIIGALIGLVAGKITNQSDNMGVIYKIFAGLAGSFIGQRLFGDGGFKLAGMAVIPSIIGAVILIIVISYFTDRRN